The DNA window CTAATTAGTAATTGGGATAAAATGAAATATGAAATATTTTATGGAAAGGGCATGGGGAAGGTAAAAAAAGAGTACCCCGATATTTATGAAGCTATAAAGACTCTTAACGAAGTTGTTTACACCGGGAAAGCCTTAGATTATAAAACACAGAAGCTTATTGCAATTGGAATCGCTGCCGGCCACTGTGATGAAACAGCCACAGAAAAACAGATGCGCTCAGCTATTAAGGAGCTAAAGGTTACGCCAGATGAAATAGTCGATGTTTTGAGAGTAGTTTTATTGACATCAGGCCAGCCAGCCTTCACAAAGGGTATGAGAATCCTTGATGAGTTGACAAAAAAATAGGCATGCAAGTAATTCAAAATCTAAAATAAGAAAGATCCAAAGGGTTAAATTGCCTATCTTGGGATAGTACACGCTTAGGTTCCTTAGTTACATGTCGCGATTAGTATAAAAATCTCAATATCAATCTATTTTTTAAATTTTAATTTGTTTTATTGATTATCATAAATAATAATTGAAAATATAAATATATTTTAATAATTTTATAATATATAGTATATATTTGTAGAAAGGCTTATAAATTAGGTCTGGGGTAGCTAATAACATGAAGGTGGTTTCAATGAAAAAGATTGGAATTGCTCTGTTATCGATTGCAGTTTTATCTTTGATAGTTGCTGTGCCTGTATTCAGCGACAACTACACCTATAATTATGAGAAAGGTGCAGATGATTGGGAATCAACAGGTATGTGGCATATTGTAAATGAAACGTCTCAATACAGAAACGCCAATAGCGGAGTTTCAAGTTTCTGGTATGGAAGTGACCTTACAGGAACCTATGATTCTGGGACTGCTAACAGCGGGAGACTTGTATCCCCCCAAATAAATCTCAAAGATTCAACTAAAGCAACTTTAACATTTTGGTACTGGTATCAGACTGAAAATATGAGCAAACTTTACGACCAGAGATTTGTCCAGATAAGGGAAGTTGGGAATGGAAACTGGATAGATCTAGACCAGTTAAACAACGACCCAATGGAACAGTGGCTTCAGAAAACTTATGACATCTCAGCTTACAAAGGGAAAGTTATCGAGGTAAGCTTTTATTTTGACATGAGCGATGAACTGGCAAACGACTACCGTGGCTGGTACATAGATGATGTCGAAGTTCAAGTCGAAAAAAACTAGTTTTAATAAACTATTCTTAATTTAATTTCTTATTTATTCATTAAATCCCTTAGATTTAAATAGATTCTTTTCTTAATTAATAAGGTGATTAGATGGATTTTGTAAAACTGGGGGAGGATATCGATAAAGATAACTATCTGATTGCGGATTTTTATATTGAAACAGATGATATCCTGAAAAATGCGGGAGAGCTTGCAAAGGAATCTTCCAATGGTACTTGGACCCCGCTAAAAACTGCTAAAGGGTATACTTCTAGCCTATCGGCTTTTGTTTTTTATGCAAAAGAACTATTTGAAATTGAAGGGAATAAAGCTGCGCATATCAAAGTTGCATACCCGATAGAGCTGTTTGAAGATAATTCAGTTCCGCAAATCCTCTCCGATATTTCAGGGAACATCCTCGGTATGAAGATAATACCTAAAGCAAGACTATTTGATATCGAGATCCCATACAGATACATCAAGACTTTCAAAGGGCCTGAGTTTGGAATTGAAGGCGTCAGAAAATACATGAAGACCTATAAGACGGGGAGACCTCATATCGGCACTATTGTTAAGCCAAAAGTTGGACTAAATCCAGAGGATACTGCCACTGTCTCATACGAATCATGGTATGGGGGATGCGATTTTGTAAAGGACGATGAGAATCTAACAAATCAGAGGTTCTGCCCTTTTGAAGATAGGGTCATAAAAGTCCTAGATGCCCTTGACAGGGCCGAGAGTGAAACTGGGGAAAAGAAGCTCTATGCCCCAAACATAACTGGAGTAAATATGACGGAGAGGGCACAGTTTGTAAAAGACCATGGCGGGGCTTGCATAATGGTTGACATCCTAGTTGCCGGATTCTCCAAAGTCCAAGAGATAAGAGACCACGGATTTAAGATGATAATACATGGTCACAGGGCGATGCATGCTGCAATGACAAGATATGAGCGACACGGTATTTCGATGCCGGTGCTATCACTTCTCTCAAGACTTTCGGGAATTGACCAGTTGCATATTGGGACTGTAGTTGGTAAAATGGAAGGGGAACTAACTGAAGTACTGAAAAATAAGGAGAAGATCGTATCTGACCTTTTTGGCATGAATCCGTGTTTTCCAGTAAACTCTGGAGGGCTTCACCCGGGCCATATACCCGAGATAGTACAATTTATGGGAGATGACACAATAATCCAAGCCGGTGGCGGAATCCACGGACACCCTGATGGAACGATAAAAGGCGCAACTGCTATGAGGCAAGCAGTCGATGCCGTAATGGAAGGGGTTTCGCTACAAGAGTATGCAAAGACCCACGTGGAGCTAAGAAAAGCATTGGAAAAATGGCAATGAATTATTTTATTTCTACTTTAAAATGCTTAACTTTTTTCGGTATTTCGATTACTAAGATCCCTTTCTTAAAGGTGGCCAAGACTTTTTCAGGGTCAGTTGAAAATGGAAGATTAATATCTCTTTTAAAGCAGAATCCTTTTGTGGTGGGTGCGAACACACTGACACATTTTTCTTCGGACGTTACCTCTATTTTTTCCTTTTCAACGCAGGGCATATCCAAAGTTGCAATTAAGGATCCCTTAGTCTCATTGAACTCTGTTAGGGGTTCAACATTATTGCAGCTACAGTAGTTAATATGCCAATAATGCTCTTTAAATGAATGGTTTGCATCTCTGCTAATAATATAGTACCTTCTTATCATTGTATCTACCTATACATAGTCGGTACATCAACTTTGTTTTCCCTCTGGATAGATGCGTTTGTCTGCTCCATGAGTGCCCTGTAATTGACCTTCAGATCTTCTGCCTGCTCAATCAACTGTTTGACATCTACATTCAAGCCTGTCATTTTATTCAGAATCTTTAGAATTGAAGCTGCAGCCCCTGGATCAGGGTAACTTGAATAACACTGGGCCAGTAAAACAGATGAATTTAAATTTAGTTCAATAGAGTTCTTAAGTATCAATGCATAAAATCCAGAAACAAAACCCTCTTCGAGGATCTTAACTCCTGAATCCTCCATTTTTTTCAGTATCTCTTCATTATTTGATGTCCCAAAAACTTCTGGCTCATCGATGTCAATTCTTTCCTGGAGGGGCGTTCCACTTATAGAGACTATAAGCTCCACGCCCTTTTCTTTATACCATTCAGTGAGCCTTTTTGAGAGCATATACCCTGGTTTTGGGTCAATTGGGATTTCAGACAATATTGCAATTATCTTCCCTTTTTGGAATATCCTGACAGGATTCAATACCTTTCTCTCGTGGACTACCATTACTGGAGGGAAAAGATCAGACTTGATGTACCCCACTGCATCAAAATTCTGCTCTTGTACCATGTGACTTACGGCAATTGAACCAACGAGCCCCATGTCGGGAACACCTTCTAGAACTATTGGACTATCAACATCAATCTTCTTAGTTTCAATAATAATTATATCATCGGAAGGATCCATTTTCTCACCTATTCAAATGAGTTAAATTTATTTAAATAATTTACTAGAATAAAAAATAAAAATTTAATTAGGTTTCTCTACAACTATCTTGCATTTTACAACAAGCGCAGCTATTGCTCCAAGAGCTGCAAGCCACGGGGCAATTAATGCGCCCACAACACCTGCTGCAAGAGGGATATCTAGAAGCGTTTTATCGGCCTCATCCTTTATAATAATTCTTGTTGCAATCCCCTCATCGATAATCTTCTTTATCTCCTCTACAAGGTGATCTGAATCCACGTAAAATTCATCCCTCTTTGCCGTTGAAGAGCCACACTCAGGGCAGAATTTCACAGTGTCTTCTATCTCCTTGCCACAATTTTTACAGATCATTTAATCCCCATGTAATTAGAGAGAACAAACTTTAAAATCTTTACTGCCCATCCTTTCAATAAAAATTTAAATCGATCTAGGAAAATATAATCATGAAGGTAGATTTTTCAAAGTATTTGGCGGATTATTTTCCCGATCTAAAAGTTTCTACGATGGAAGTTAGAAATTTAGAAAATAAAAAAGTTGATGAGTCTCTAGAGAAGGAAAAGAGAAGGATTGAAGCAGATATTCGAAATAACGCTAAAGATTACCTAGAATCTGAGACTATAAAGAAATATAGCCTGTTCTTTAAGAAATTTGAAAAGAAGTACCCGATTGAATACCAGATTAAATCGATAGCCAGTGGCAAGAGTTTCCCATCGCAGTATACTGTTGTTGAGGCGATGTTCATGGCTGAGCTAAAGAATATGTATCTTACAGCCGGCCATGACCTTGACCTAATCAAGGGCAGCTTGAGTACAAAGATAACAAAAGGCAGCGAAGAGTATGTGAACATCAGCGGAAAAGAAATGAAGCTAAAGCCAGAGGATATTACAACAGAAGATGAATTTGGGATAATATCAAGTGTTTTGTTTGGGCCAGATAGAAGGACAATGATCACAGAGAAAACTA is part of the Methanofastidiosum sp. genome and encodes:
- a CDS encoding carboxymuconolactone decarboxylase family protein, with amino-acid sequence MKYEIFYGKGMGKVKKEYPDIYEAIKTLNEVVYTGKALDYKTQKLIAIGIAAGHCDETATEKQMRSAIKELKVTPDEIVDVLRVVLLTSGQPAFTKGMRILDELTKK
- a CDS encoding immune inhibitor A, producing the protein MKVVSMKKIGIALLSIAVLSLIVAVPVFSDNYTYNYEKGADDWESTGMWHIVNETSQYRNANSGVSSFWYGSDLTGTYDSGTANSGRLVSPQINLKDSTKATLTFWYWYQTENMSKLYDQRFVQIREVGNGNWIDLDQLNNDPMEQWLQKTYDISAYKGKVIEVSFYFDMSDELANDYRGWYIDDVEVQVEKN
- a CDS encoding ribulose-bisphosphate carboxylase large subunit: MDFVKLGEDIDKDNYLIADFYIETDDILKNAGELAKESSNGTWTPLKTAKGYTSSLSAFVFYAKELFEIEGNKAAHIKVAYPIELFEDNSVPQILSDISGNILGMKIIPKARLFDIEIPYRYIKTFKGPEFGIEGVRKYMKTYKTGRPHIGTIVKPKVGLNPEDTATVSYESWYGGCDFVKDDENLTNQRFCPFEDRVIKVLDALDRAESETGEKKLYAPNITGVNMTERAQFVKDHGGACIMVDILVAGFSKVQEIRDHGFKMIIHGHRAMHAAMTRYERHGISMPVLSLLSRLSGIDQLHIGTVVGKMEGELTEVLKNKEKIVSDLFGMNPCFPVNSGGLHPGHIPEIVQFMGDDTIIQAGGGIHGHPDGTIKGATAMRQAVDAVMEGVSLQEYAKTHVELRKALEKWQ
- a CDS encoding Hsp20/alpha crystallin family protein; amino-acid sequence: MIRRYYIISRDANHSFKEHYWHINYCSCNNVEPLTEFNETKGSLIATLDMPCVEKEKIEVTSEEKCVSVFAPTTKGFCFKRDINLPFSTDPEKVLATFKKGILVIEIPKKVKHFKVEIK
- a CDS encoding PAC2 family protein encodes the protein MDPSDDIIIIETKKIDVDSPIVLEGVPDMGLVGSIAVSHMVQEQNFDAVGYIKSDLFPPVMVVHERKVLNPVRIFQKGKIIAILSEIPIDPKPGYMLSKRLTEWYKEKGVELIVSISGTPLQERIDIDEPEVFGTSNNEEILKKMEDSGVKILEEGFVSGFYALILKNSIELNLNSSVLLAQCYSSYPDPGAAASILKILNKMTGLNVDVKQLIEQAEDLKVNYRALMEQTNASIQRENKVDVPTMYR
- a CDS encoding DUF4342 domain-containing protein codes for the protein MICKNCGKEIEDTVKFCPECGSSTAKRDEFYVDSDHLVEEIKKIIDEGIATRIIIKDEADKTLLDIPLAAGVVGALIAPWLAALGAIAALVVKCKIVVEKPN